A genomic region of bacterium contains the following coding sequences:
- a CDS encoding DUF3467 domain-containing protein: MPQIPQQQLNIELGEKEAEGIYSNLAVISHSPAEFVIDFTRMVPGLPKTRVYARIIMTPQHAKSLLNALKDNIGKYEAQFGEIKIYSEPSRENVPMGFHAETEENAPDQTVAR; this comes from the coding sequence ATGCCCCAAATCCCCCAGCAGCAATTGAATATCGAACTGGGCGAAAAGGAAGCTGAAGGCATCTATTCCAATCTCGCCGTCATCTCCCATTCGCCTGCAGAATTCGTCATCGACTTTACCCGCATGGTGCCGGGTCTCCCGAAAACCCGGGTCTATGCGCGGATCATCATGACGCCGCAGCATGCCAAATCCCTGCTCAACGCTCTCAAGGACAACATCGGCAAATATGAGGCCCAGTTCGGCGAGATCAAGATCTATTCTGAACCGTCCAGGGAGAACGTCCCGATGGGATTCCATGCTGAAACCGAAGAAAACGCTCCGGATCAGACGGTCGCCCGCTGA
- a CDS encoding Ig-like domain-containing protein: MFSFNSWRLRSWLVGLGIMVAGWAPGLTAQWKIMPIGDSITKGTGSTSQAGFRPYLYDKLNGVNFTFVGPDGASPYNGHFTAGAKIEEFYTGGFGTGSRDIASSMNTYQPDIILIHLGTNNMNNDAAAPYSENSGITLRQTSSGKLAELLAYASQWANGTRGDFLKRIIVCKIIPRLVNGSLDAKVPEFNAEIERMFFENAPGLLVSKITIVDMNSTVLISDLGDGVHPNDAGYNKMATEFNRVLRGVIAGDASAPAANSWLGANPLDGNTAGLTWQSVGDDGNNGQANLYEMRYATFQLTTANFNQGILVSLPKPKTSGNIESASVSGLVPGISYFFGIRTYDEMNNRGPLSFSPPVDMADTANTEYCDDFTDPLAANWSLHSAYRIDVTRGELVNSSTTTGWNYLATYKAARYTSGVRGVRAAMQWSDIADGNGINASGIAMMLNAPTAQASGYLVRVRNRTAYLTEIVNGTVATTNLSSAAFPTTAADPKPGDVLEIKYNPSTATGHAFDIYLNNVYLNEVFDKSKRQGNASQLYSGIVLYGGQNNSIDNFCLQVPPLAADAMYIAAGDNKHGTVTRRLAEPLAVRVVDANKVPVSDVQVQFSVVSGQATLSTDSLDVNFNGNIWIEAETGDLRAPYVSGRSPDASGNEYIYVPYAAGNSNVGLAVYQIYIPKAGTYRLYLRGYGPDANQNSCYYTFGGDTIQVNYTNYKSWEWVLATKSAALPKGFVQLTLKNREAGLQLDKLLLTSNASYVPAGTGQTTQRFSNITDASGSAYTFVSFSSTAGPVVIKASAPAVPNNSELNFTLYADALDPLALQYASETVLTGAAGQTLSKAFAVLLQDQYNNYCVGVPVQFTVTAGDGSFSRQDSIRVSSNSAGIASAVFTLGYTGATNIITASLPEQPGVAPLTFQAVAGEGIPVSISALSGDAQVDTVQQTLAKPLVVQVLDEKSRPVLHYPVRYEIIRNNGRLNNTAATVIDSTDSDGKASVTWTLGDSAGTNNNVVRVNVPLTGAPIYFTASALPEAPTIMTILSGDNQSGYAGEELPQPLVVRVSDRLGNGREGQPVTFAVVTGSGTFAGAATATVTTDAQGQAEVRFLASGKTGLHQIKAEADARLGIGAKVFANLTILPPRATALSAVSGMGQEGLILTALANPFKVKVTNPFGAAVPNVPVRFKVLSGGGAFNARDSVEVKSGPAGEAEALLTLGTLAGIERQKVRVSLPGYAIAALEFAATALPGPAETIEPVSDIAFSEKAEMIVPLTVVVKDAYGNARSGHLVAFTVTDAGNGAFTSGSRYVEVTTNGGGQATVQYKMGTNSAVTNLIAVTSAKVNSSVQLTGSPILFTGKVISGAPRYLAAITPAAGMAAKINSTLPQPLTVEVRDLHGNPSPQSVIVNFKVISGEGKFADASELDQNSDANGRASAWLRVGPTAGVNNVVVRVTVSGHVEILPLDFTATTLAGDADQLLYGGDRSWSGRVQANYTAYAVVKDVAGNLIEAHPVLFRVTRGGGTVSSAAATTARDTMTVYTNNRGVAAAFWTVGSKPDSNTLVATAAFQRSPLRGSPLTFTATAAAQDPVTLQRVSAATDTGVVHQPLARPIKVRIVDRLGNPVPGQPVLFSVKYPTTVGQQGKLFTSSLADTALSQTVNTDANGYAAVHYLLSPLRGSNHVRAEARFNGAALVGSPVDILIEGLASPAKSLVLLNGTSITGPAGGSVVIKVRTLNTEGKPVGGHPVQFSVSDSYSAIGAAGIKWLTLNTDPISGEAEASWILGGKTGTQINSLKIDAGGLANSPLVVLATVTPGAPWAPACKLTATDSVTADNLSTSRLTVTLKDSFTNPVPGKQLLFTSADLGLTFEQPGQLTNALGQVTGTVRSSRSGAKTILVKLSDSGVTVASAQLTFLAGPPKQLAAFSSSAITVNAGTLAHDSLAVLVTDALQNPVAHVPVTFTLTSGSGYLLESRLATLVTSTNTSGIARAHLIAGQKVGEATVVQASSSHPQLVNAKVNFIATVVNGIPARVHKIGGDGQSGQVGSELPVPLQVQVLDSKNDPVANVAIRFSAQDSGAAITSVNPVLTDYLGQASARYKLGYRAGEPPQLISAQITGTTLSASFIAYGSGEGAKKIELYAGNNQEGVAGKTAPEPMQARVTDSYGNGVARVLVLFRRADPSGGGQTLIDSMRTDLNGIVRLQPVLPTLTGEYVYIATAPQLPAQSAAFYITVGPDAAYRLDKYAGDYQSMTAGRELNYPAVVQVTDQYGNRVPGTTVQFVASASSGQVLTPAVITDGKGLAACRWILAAKPKTDTLRAFRLGLHNSPLQFTALGVLNSFPNFINLPAQPVRIEYNKSFALTLWAEDGDGDRLHFTAQLAPAVANASLDTTLGAVFTWKPTVRQKGSYQLNLRVHDGRGGFDVDSLLVSVIGDSAPVFTSLYPAGDPPPLAEGATQIFTCAASDYDGDPITFTWYVDGTAKASGPRFELSASRYGKGPHQVYVIASDGFKETRSRTWDIRTSVELNAFSAAAESYQGVIISWRTTRETDNLGFDVLRSTVERGGYIKITSRLLPSREDGAYTFRDSSAVAGTRYFYMLEDLSRGGTRMQHGPVAVTLQLPDRYSLEQNFPNPFNPATAVRFQLPRADRVQLVIVNTLGQQIRTLVAGRIEAGYHAVIWDGRDDRGERVASGIYYCRLVTAGFQAVKKMLLIK, encoded by the coding sequence TTGTTCTCGTTCAATAGTTGGCGGCTTCGCAGCTGGCTGGTGGGGCTGGGCATCATGGTGGCGGGCTGGGCGCCCGGACTAACCGCGCAATGGAAAATTATGCCCATCGGCGACTCGATCACCAAGGGCACCGGCAGCACCAGCCAGGCGGGCTTCCGCCCCTATCTCTATGACAAGCTGAATGGGGTGAATTTTACCTTCGTCGGCCCCGACGGCGCCTCTCCCTACAATGGCCATTTCACCGCCGGCGCCAAGATCGAAGAGTTCTACACCGGCGGCTTCGGCACCGGCAGCCGCGACATTGCCTCCTCCATGAATACCTACCAGCCCGATATCATTCTCATTCATCTCGGCACCAACAACATGAACAATGATGCCGCCGCTCCTTATTCGGAGAACTCGGGCATCACCCTGCGACAGACCTCCTCCGGAAAACTTGCCGAGTTGCTTGCCTATGCCTCACAGTGGGCCAATGGCACCAGAGGAGACTTTCTCAAACGCATCATCGTCTGCAAGATCATCCCGCGCCTCGTCAACGGCTCGCTTGATGCCAAGGTGCCCGAATTTAACGCCGAGATCGAGCGCATGTTTTTCGAGAATGCGCCTGGCCTTCTCGTCAGCAAGATCACCATCGTCGACATGAACAGCACCGTCCTGATCTCCGATCTTGGCGACGGCGTGCATCCCAACGACGCCGGCTATAACAAAATGGCCACTGAATTCAACCGGGTCCTGCGCGGCGTCATCGCCGGCGACGCCTCGGCGCCTGCGGCCAATTCCTGGCTTGGGGCCAATCCCCTCGATGGCAATACCGCCGGACTGACCTGGCAGTCGGTCGGCGACGACGGCAACAATGGCCAGGCCAACCTCTACGAAATGCGCTACGCCACCTTTCAGCTCACCACCGCCAATTTCAACCAGGGCATCCTCGTCTCCCTGCCGAAACCGAAAACCTCCGGCAACATCGAGTCGGCCAGTGTCTCGGGTCTGGTGCCCGGGATCAGCTACTTCTTTGGCATCCGCACCTATGACGAAATGAACAACCGGGGTCCCCTCTCCTTCTCACCGCCGGTGGATATGGCCGATACCGCCAACACCGAGTATTGCGACGATTTCACCGACCCGCTCGCCGCAAATTGGAGTCTCCATTCCGCGTATCGCATCGATGTGACGCGTGGTGAACTCGTCAATAGCAGCACCACGACCGGCTGGAATTATCTCGCCACCTACAAAGCTGCGCGGTATACCAGCGGCGTGCGCGGCGTCCGCGCCGCCATGCAGTGGTCCGACATCGCCGACGGCAACGGCATCAACGCCAGCGGCATCGCGATGATGCTCAACGCTCCAACCGCGCAGGCGAGCGGCTACCTGGTCCGCGTCCGCAATCGCACCGCCTATCTGACCGAGATCGTCAACGGCACCGTCGCCACCACCAACCTCTCCTCAGCGGCCTTCCCCACAACGGCGGCCGATCCCAAGCCTGGGGATGTGCTCGAAATCAAATACAATCCGAGCACCGCGACGGGCCATGCCTTTGACATCTACCTCAACAACGTCTATCTGAACGAGGTTTTCGATAAATCGAAGCGCCAGGGCAATGCCTCCCAGCTCTATTCCGGCATCGTCCTCTACGGCGGCCAGAACAACAGCATCGACAATTTCTGCCTCCAAGTACCGCCCCTGGCAGCCGATGCCATGTATATCGCCGCCGGCGACAACAAACATGGCACCGTTACCCGACGCCTCGCCGAACCCCTCGCCGTGCGCGTAGTCGACGCCAACAAGGTTCCGGTCAGCGATGTCCAGGTCCAGTTCAGCGTCGTCTCCGGCCAGGCCACCCTGAGCACCGACTCGCTGGATGTCAATTTCAACGGCAACATCTGGATTGAGGCGGAAACCGGCGACCTGCGCGCCCCCTATGTCAGCGGCAGAAGTCCTGATGCTTCAGGCAACGAATATATCTATGTCCCCTATGCTGCCGGTAACAGCAACGTCGGCCTGGCCGTGTACCAGATCTATATCCCCAAGGCCGGCACCTACCGGCTCTACCTGCGCGGCTATGGCCCCGATGCCAATCAGAACTCGTGCTACTATACCTTCGGCGGCGACACCATCCAGGTCAACTATACCAATTACAAGAGTTGGGAGTGGGTCCTGGCCACCAAATCGGCGGCTCTCCCGAAGGGATTCGTCCAGCTGACCCTCAAGAACCGCGAGGCCGGCCTGCAACTGGATAAGCTGCTGCTGACCAGCAACGCCAGTTATGTCCCCGCCGGAACCGGCCAGACCACCCAGCGTTTCTCCAACATCACCGATGCTTCGGGATCGGCCTACACCTTCGTCTCTTTCAGCTCCACCGCCGGGCCGGTGGTGATCAAGGCCTCCGCCCCCGCCGTGCCCAACAATTCAGAGCTCAATTTCACGCTCTATGCCGACGCCCTCGATCCCCTGGCGCTGCAGTATGCTTCGGAGACCGTGCTGACCGGCGCCGCCGGGCAGACGCTCAGCAAGGCCTTTGCGGTTCTCCTCCAGGACCAGTACAATAACTATTGTGTCGGTGTGCCGGTCCAGTTCACTGTGACAGCAGGCGACGGCAGTTTTTCGCGTCAGGACAGCATCCGCGTCTCATCGAACAGCGCCGGCATTGCCAGCGCCGTCTTCACCCTTGGATATACGGGCGCCACCAACATCATCACCGCCTCCCTGCCCGAACAGCCCGGCGTCGCGCCGTTGACCTTCCAGGCGGTTGCCGGCGAAGGCATCCCGGTTTCCATCAGTGCCCTATCCGGTGACGCCCAGGTGGATACGGTGCAGCAGACCTTGGCCAAGCCTCTGGTGGTGCAGGTGCTCGACGAAAAGAGCCGGCCTGTTCTCCACTATCCGGTCCGCTACGAAATCATCCGCAACAACGGCCGTCTCAACAACACCGCCGCCACGGTGATCGATTCGACCGACAGCGACGGCAAGGCCAGCGTCACCTGGACGCTGGGCGATTCCGCCGGGACGAACAACAACGTCGTTCGCGTCAACGTCCCGCTCACCGGGGCCCCGATCTATTTCACCGCCTCAGCCCTGCCAGAGGCGCCGACGATCATGACCATCCTCTCGGGCGATAACCAGAGCGGCTACGCCGGCGAGGAACTGCCGCAGCCCTTGGTGGTTCGGGTCAGCGACCGTCTCGGCAATGGCCGGGAGGGTCAACCGGTGACCTTTGCCGTGGTGACCGGCAGCGGCACCTTCGCTGGCGCCGCCACGGCGACGGTTACCACCGATGCTCAGGGCCAGGCTGAGGTGCGTTTCCTCGCCTCCGGCAAGACCGGCCTGCATCAGATCAAGGCGGAGGCCGACGCGCGGCTGGGTATTGGCGCCAAAGTCTTCGCCAATCTCACCATACTGCCGCCCCGCGCGACCGCCCTCAGCGCGGTCTCAGGGATGGGCCAGGAGGGGCTGATTCTCACCGCCCTGGCGAATCCTTTCAAAGTCAAGGTTACCAATCCCTTCGGCGCCGCGGTGCCTAACGTCCCAGTCCGGTTTAAGGTCCTGAGCGGCGGCGGTGCCTTTAACGCCCGTGATTCGGTCGAGGTAAAGAGCGGCCCTGCCGGCGAAGCGGAAGCCTTGCTCACGCTCGGTACGCTGGCAGGCATCGAACGTCAGAAGGTCCGTGTCTCGCTGCCGGGCTATGCGATTGCCGCGCTGGAATTCGCAGCCACGGCGCTTCCCGGTCCAGCGGAAACGATCGAACCGGTATCGGACATCGCCTTCAGCGAAAAGGCGGAGATGATCGTCCCGCTCACCGTGGTCGTAAAGGATGCGTACGGCAACGCGCGTTCCGGTCACCTCGTCGCCTTCACGGTGACCGATGCCGGCAACGGCGCCTTCACTTCCGGGAGCCGCTATGTCGAGGTGACCACCAACGGCGGCGGTCAGGCCACAGTGCAATACAAGATGGGAACCAATTCCGCGGTCACCAATCTCATCGCCGTCACGTCGGCCAAAGTGAACAGTTCTGTGCAGCTCACCGGTTCGCCGATCCTATTCACCGGCAAGGTGATATCCGGGGCGCCGCGGTATCTCGCCGCGATCACGCCGGCCGCCGGCATGGCGGCAAAAATCAACAGCACCCTGCCGCAGCCCCTGACCGTAGAGGTCCGCGACCTCCACGGCAATCCCTCACCCCAGAGCGTCATCGTCAATTTCAAGGTCATCTCGGGCGAGGGCAAATTCGCCGATGCCAGCGAGCTGGATCAAAACAGCGATGCCAATGGCCGGGCTTCCGCCTGGCTCCGCGTCGGCCCCACGGCCGGCGTGAATAATGTCGTAGTCCGCGTCACCGTCAGCGGACATGTCGAGATCCTACCGCTCGATTTCACGGCCACTACATTGGCCGGCGACGCCGATCAGCTTCTTTACGGCGGCGATCGAAGCTGGAGCGGCCGGGTTCAGGCCAACTACACCGCTTATGCGGTGGTCAAGGATGTGGCGGGCAACCTGATCGAAGCTCATCCGGTGCTCTTCCGGGTCACCCGCGGCGGAGGCACGGTCAGCAGTGCCGCAGCGACAACGGCGCGCGATACCATGACCGTTTATACCAACAACCGCGGCGTCGCCGCCGCTTTCTGGACGGTGGGCAGCAAGCCCGATTCCAATACCCTGGTTGCCACCGCAGCCTTTCAGCGCAGCCCCCTGCGGGGATCACCGCTGACCTTCACCGCCACCGCAGCGGCCCAGGATCCGGTGACCTTGCAGCGCGTCTCCGCAGCGACCGACACCGGGGTGGTTCACCAGCCTCTGGCGCGTCCCATCAAGGTCCGGATCGTCGACCGGCTCGGCAATCCCGTCCCGGGCCAGCCCGTCCTTTTCAGCGTCAAATATCCTACTACCGTCGGGCAGCAGGGTAAACTTTTCACCTCCAGCCTAGCCGACACCGCATTGAGCCAGACGGTCAATACCGACGCAAACGGTTACGCTGCAGTCCATTATCTCCTCAGCCCGCTGCGCGGCTCGAACCACGTGCGCGCGGAGGCCCGATTCAACGGCGCAGCCCTCGTTGGTTCGCCGGTCGATATCCTCATCGAAGGGCTGGCTAGTCCGGCCAAGAGCCTCGTGCTGCTCAACGGCACCTCCATCACCGGTCCGGCCGGCGGCAGCGTCGTGATCAAGGTACGGACGCTCAACACCGAAGGCAAGCCGGTCGGAGGCCATCCGGTCCAGTTCTCTGTCAGTGACAGCTACAGCGCCATCGGCGCAGCAGGGATCAAATGGCTCACCCTGAACACCGACCCCATCAGCGGCGAGGCTGAAGCGAGCTGGATTCTCGGCGGCAAGACCGGTACCCAGATCAACAGTCTCAAGATCGACGCCGGCGGGCTGGCCAATTCGCCGCTCGTCGTTCTGGCGACTGTGACGCCGGGCGCGCCCTGGGCCCCGGCCTGCAAACTGACCGCCACGGATTCGGTCACCGCCGACAACCTCTCCACCAGCCGGCTCACCGTCACCCTGAAAGACAGCTTCACCAACCCGGTCCCTGGCAAACAGCTCCTGTTCACCTCCGCTGATCTGGGATTGACCTTCGAGCAGCCGGGCCAGCTGACCAATGCCCTTGGCCAGGTAACCGGCACTGTCCGCTCCAGCCGCTCCGGCGCGAAGACGATCCTCGTCAAATTGAGCGACAGCGGGGTGACGGTCGCGTCTGCACAGCTCACATTTCTGGCGGGTCCTCCGAAGCAGTTGGCGGCCTTCTCGAGCAGCGCGATCACGGTCAATGCCGGCACCCTGGCGCATGATTCCCTCGCCGTCCTGGTGACCGACGCCCTGCAAAACCCGGTCGCCCACGTTCCGGTCACCTTCACGCTGACCTCCGGCAGCGGCTACCTTCTCGAATCCCGCCTCGCTACCCTGGTCACGAGCACGAACACGTCGGGTATCGCCCGCGCGCATCTTATCGCCGGCCAAAAAGTCGGGGAGGCCACGGTGGTGCAGGCCAGCAGCAGCCATCCCCAACTGGTGAACGCCAAGGTCAATTTTATCGCCACTGTAGTCAACGGCATCCCGGCTCGGGTCCACAAGATCGGCGGCGATGGCCAATCGGGCCAGGTGGGAAGCGAACTGCCCGTCCCCTTGCAGGTGCAGGTGCTCGACAGCAAGAACGATCCGGTCGCGAACGTCGCCATTCGTTTCTCGGCACAGGACTCCGGTGCCGCCATCACTTCCGTCAATCCGGTGCTGACCGATTATCTAGGTCAAGCGAGCGCGCGTTACAAACTCGGTTATCGTGCGGGAGAACCGCCGCAACTCATCAGCGCCCAGATTACCGGCACGACACTCTCGGCCAGTTTCATCGCTTATGGCAGCGGCGAGGGGGCGAAAAAGATCGAGCTCTATGCGGGCAACAACCAGGAGGGCGTCGCCGGCAAAACGGCTCCGGAACCGATGCAGGCGCGCGTCACCGATTCCTACGGCAATGGCGTCGCCAGGGTTCTGGTCCTTTTCCGCCGTGCTGATCCCTCCGGCGGCGGCCAGACCCTGATCGACTCGATGCGGACCGACCTCAACGGCATCGTCCGCCTGCAGCCGGTCTTGCCGACCTTGACCGGCGAGTACGTTTACATCGCCACCGCGCCGCAACTGCCAGCCCAATCCGCCGCCTTTTACATCACCGTTGGTCCGGATGCCGCTTACCGGCTCGACAAATATGCAGGCGATTACCAATCGATGACCGCCGGCCGTGAGCTGAACTACCCCGCGGTTGTCCAGGTGACCGATCAATACGGCAACCGTGTGCCGGGCACCACGGTGCAGTTCGTGGCCAGCGCCAGCAGCGGTCAGGTCCTGACCCCCGCCGTCATCACCGACGGGAAGGGTCTGGCGGCCTGCCGCTGGATCCTGGCGGCCAAGCCTAAAACCGACACCCTGCGGGCCTTCAGGCTTGGGCTGCACAATAGCCCCCTGCAGTTCACCGCGCTGGGCGTGCTCAACAGCTTCCCCAACTTTATCAATCTCCCGGCCCAGCCCGTGCGTATCGAGTACAACAAATCCTTCGCGCTCACCCTGTGGGCCGAAGACGGGGACGGCGACCGTCTGCATTTCACAGCCCAGCTCGCTCCCGCGGTAGCCAATGCCAGCCTGGATACCACTCTGGGCGCGGTGTTCACCTGGAAACCGACCGTGCGCCAAAAGGGCAGCTATCAGCTCAACCTGCGGGTTCATGACGGCCGCGGCGGCTTCGATGTCGACTCGCTTCTGGTCAGTGTGATCGGGGATTCGGCGCCGGTCTTCACCTCCCTCTATCCCGCCGGCGACCCGCCACCGCTCGCCGAGGGCGCGACCCAGATTTTCACCTGTGCAGCGAGCGATTACGATGGCGACCCCATAACCTTCACCTGGTATGTCGACGGCACGGCCAAAGCCAGCGGTCCGCGCTTCGAACTGAGCGCCAGCCGATACGGCAAGGGCCCCCACCAGGTCTATGTCATCGCCTCCGACGGATTCAAGGAGACCCGCTCGCGAACGTGGGACATCAGGACCTCGGTCGAGCTGAATGCTTTTTCAGCAGCTGCTGAATCCTACCAGGGAGTGATTATAAGCTGGCGTACGACCCGGGAGACCGATAACCTCGGATTTGATGTATTGCGAAGCACGGTGGAACGCGGGGGGTATATCAAAATCACATCCAGACTGCTCCCGAGCCGGGAGGATGGCGCTTACACTTTCCGGGACAGCAGCGCCGTGGCTGGTACGCGGTATTTTTACATGCTTGAGGACCTCAGCCGCGGCGGAACGCGTATGCAGCACGGCCCGGTGGCCGTGACGCTGCAGTTGCCCGATCGCTACAGTCTGGAGCAGAACTTCCCTAATCCCTTCAATCCAGCGACCGCGGTGCGGTTCCAGCTGCCACGGGCGGACCGGGTGCAGCTGGTGATTGTCAACACCCTGGGGCAGCAGATCCGGACGTTGGTGGCGGGCCGGATCGAGGCGGGATACCATGCGGTCATCTGGGATGGCCGCGATGATAGGGGTGAGCGGGTGGCCTCCGGGATTTACTATTGCCGGCTGGTTACCGCGGGCTTTCAGGCTGTCAAAAAGATGCTCCTGATCAAATAG
- a CDS encoding sodium:solute symporter: MNLTGLDWGIVAVVVAFIFASVYTSRTFMRSVADYLSAGRTAGRYLISVSQSIAALGAITVIANFEMNYQAGFPMTWWGFTMGVVILFITVSGWVVYRFRETRAMTMAQFFEMRYSKNFRIFSGALGVAAGIINFGIFPAVEARFFIYFCGLPDTFSLFGLHLSTFACTVFLLLAISLYFVFAGGQVAIIISDFIQGAFVNITFVLIILYFFSLFSFDQIFAGLQNAPADASLLNPYKTSQAKDFNFWYFLIGVFGAIYSVLSWQGTQGFNSSARNAHEAKMAGVLSNWRGIPQVIFLLFIPVAAYTVMHHPDFFAQAAHVHNVLGTVKDSVIESQLTVPLVLTQLLPKGLMGAFVAVMLMASISTLESYMHSWGSIFVQDVVMPLRRTPLTPRQHINILRLSIACVALFVFAFSNIFRQTQYILLFFAVTGAIYAGGSGTVIIGGLYWKRGTTAAAWAAMITGSAVAVSGTVIPSILKAFPSTGERIPLLATLGAINGQVFWFLAMASAILIYILVSLFGPKREYDMDRLLHRGPYLVKEDAIAAAAEPVRGWKMLGMGKLFTRGDKIIYIATYVWTFIWFAAFVIGTIMALTSPISDRGWMRFWYLYLIVGVVISSVVVVWFTAGGLRDMRRMFTELHTRVRDHNDDGTVRHDADAR; encoded by the coding sequence ATGAACCTCACCGGGCTGGACTGGGGTATAGTCGCCGTCGTTGTTGCCTTCATCTTCGCCAGCGTTTATACTAGCCGGACCTTCATGCGCAGCGTCGCCGACTATCTCTCCGCGGGGCGCACCGCCGGACGGTACCTCATCAGTGTCTCCCAGAGCATCGCTGCCCTCGGCGCGATCACCGTCATCGCCAATTTTGAGATGAACTATCAGGCCGGCTTCCCCATGACCTGGTGGGGTTTCACTATGGGTGTCGTGATCCTTTTCATCACCGTATCGGGCTGGGTGGTCTACCGCTTCCGCGAAACCCGCGCCATGACCATGGCCCAGTTCTTCGAGATGCGGTACTCGAAGAATTTCCGCATCTTCTCGGGCGCCCTCGGCGTTGCCGCCGGTATCATCAACTTTGGCATTTTCCCGGCGGTGGAGGCGCGTTTTTTCATCTATTTCTGCGGATTGCCCGATACCTTCTCTCTCTTCGGCCTGCACCTTTCCACTTTCGCTTGTACGGTCTTTCTGCTGCTGGCGATTTCTCTCTATTTTGTCTTCGCCGGCGGGCAGGTGGCGATCATCATCTCCGATTTTATCCAGGGCGCCTTCGTCAACATCACTTTCGTGCTGATCATCCTCTATTTTTTCTCCCTTTTTTCCTTCGACCAGATTTTTGCCGGCCTGCAAAACGCCCCGGCGGATGCCTCGCTGCTCAACCCCTACAAGACCAGTCAGGCCAAGGATTTTAATTTCTGGTATTTTCTCATCGGTGTCTTCGGCGCCATTTACAGCGTTCTCTCCTGGCAAGGCACCCAGGGCTTCAACAGCTCGGCCCGGAACGCCCACGAGGCCAAGATGGCTGGTGTTCTCTCCAACTGGCGCGGTATTCCCCAGGTGATCTTTCTGCTCTTCATCCCGGTGGCCGCCTACACTGTTATGCATCATCCCGATTTCTTCGCCCAGGCCGCGCACGTCCATAACGTGCTCGGCACGGTCAAGGATTCTGTCATCGAAAGCCAGCTCACCGTGCCCCTGGTTTTGACGCAGTTACTGCCCAAGGGATTGATGGGAGCGTTCGTCGCGGTGATGCTGATGGCCTCGATCAGCACCCTCGAGTCCTATATGCACTCCTGGGGCAGCATCTTCGTCCAGGATGTAGTGATGCCGCTGCGTCGCACGCCCTTGACCCCCAGGCAGCATATCAACATCCTGCGGCTCTCCATCGCCTGCGTCGCGCTCTTTGTCTTCGCATTCAGCAATATCTTCCGCCAAACCCAGTACATCCTGCTCTTCTTCGCAGTGACCGGCGCCATTTACGCCGGCGGTTCGGGCACGGTCATCATCGGCGGCCTTTACTGGAAACGCGGGACCACGGCGGCCGCCTGGGCGGCGATGATCACCGGCTCGGCGGTCGCCGTAAGCGGCACGGTCATCCCCTCGATCCTCAAGGCCTTTCCGTCTACTGGAGAGCGGATTCCCCTGCTCGCCACCCTGGGGGCGATCAACGGCCAGGTTTTCTGGTTCCTCGCCATGGCCAGCGCTATCCTCATCTATATCCTCGTCTCGCTCTTTGGGCCTAAGCGGGAATATGACATGGACCGGCTTCTCCACCGCGGCCCATATCTGGTCAAGGAAGACGCCATAGCAGCCGCCGCCGAACCGGTCCGGGGATGGAAGATGCTGGGCATGGGCAAGCTGTTCACCCGCGGCGACAAAATCATCTACATCGCCACCTATGTCTGGACCTTTATCTGGTTCGCCGCCTTTGTCATCGGCACGATTATGGCCCTGACCAGCCCGATCAGCGATCGCGGCTGGATGCGTTTCTGGTATCTCTACCTGATCGTCGGCGTCGTGATCTCGAGTGTGGTCGTGGTCTGGTTCACCGCCGGCGGCCTCCGCGACATGCGCCGCATGTTCACCGAACTGCACACCCGTGTCCGCGACCACAACGACGACGGCACGGTTCGTCACGACGCCGACGCCCGGTGA